One Bacteroidota bacterium genomic window, ATGGTATAGCCGACTCCCTCTGAAATTATGCCTAACTCGCCGAGAATTCCCATGCTGACGTAATGCGCCGGCGAATACGGTGCGGGAATGTGGGGAGAAGTTTGTACCCACGGAAGTCCGGTTTCGGCGTACGTCATTGACCGCTTCCATCCTCTCATCGGTACAACGCTGAGCTTGCATTTCCTTTTCAGCATTCCCTCTTCATTCAACATTGTCGCAAGCTCGCCGCATGTCAGTCCGTACACGTAAGGAATCGGGTATTGACTGACGAATGATTCAAATCCTTTTTCGACGATGTTGCCCTCAACCTTTACACCGCCGAGCGGATTGGGGCGATCGAGGACGATGAACTCGATATTGTTTTCGGCGGCCGCTTCCATCGCAAGTCCCATCGTGCTGATGTATGTGTATGAACGGCAGCCGATATCCTGAATGTCGTACACAAGCGCATCAATTCCCTTCAGCATTGAAGATGCGGGCTTTCGGGTTTTGCCGTACAGGGAGTAAGCCGGAAGTCCGGTAGCGGGGTCGGTGGCATGTTCGATGTATTGACCCGCGGGAATATTTCCTCGTACGCCGTGTTCCGGGCCGAAAAGAGCCACCAGCGTGACATCTTTTGCTTCGTGGAGGATGTCGATAGTAGCCCTGAGCTTGAAGTCAACACCCGTCGGATTCGTTATCAACCCGACACGTTTCCCTTTCAGAATGGCGAAGCCGGATTCGCGAAGAACCTCGATGCCCGTTCGGACAGCAGGCTGCTCTGAACAGGCGGACCCGTAAACCGCAGTAACAACGAAAACAAGTGTGAGAAGTTTCCCAAACATGATTGATTTTGCGTTGATTTCCTTTTCAAGGTATTTCAATGGCTTCTGAAATGCAACACGCCCCGGGACTTTGTGTTATGCTTTCCCGCCAAAACTTTTTATATTGATGCACGTGAATTTCCGTTCCATCGACTTGTTCAATCCATCACTCAAAAACTCCAGTGTCGAAAACTCTGAATATCTTCTTTGTTGGCGATATCGTCGGCCAGCCCGGACTTGACCTTGCCGTAACGCTCGTTCCCAACTACATCAAGAAATACAATGTCGATCTGCTCATCATCAACGGCGAGAACACCACGGAAGGCAAGGGTATTGCCGAGGAACATGCGAAGAAGATTTTCGAACTCGGAGCGCATGTCATAACAACAGGCAATCATGTATGGGATCGATGGGACAGCCGGAAGGTTCTCGGTGCCGACCGGCGCATACTTCGCCCGCTGAACTATCCTCGTGAGAACGGCGGCAGCGGGTACATTGTTGTAGATTTGGGCGAGAAAGGGAAAGTCGGCGTTCTGAATCTCCAGGGCAGAGTGTACATGCAACCGATTGACGATCCGTTCAAGTCGGCGGATTGGGCAGTTGCCAAGATTCACGAAGAAACAAAGATTGTGTTCGTGGATTTTCATGCAGACGCGACAGCGGAGAAAATGGCAATGGGCTGGCACCTCGACGGAAAGGTGACCGCCTGCATCGGCACGCACACGCATACGCCAACGGCCGATGGACGAATTCTGCCCAGAGGCACGGCATTCCAATCGGATGTCGGGATGACGGGGCCGTATGATTCTGTTTTGGGGATGAAGAAGGAGCAGGCGCTGAAGCGGATGACAATGCAAACACCCCACAAGTATGAAGTGGCCTCGCATGATGTCCGTTTGTGTGCCGTATATGTGCAGGCCGATGTTGAAACAGGACGGGCTCTGAAAATGGAGAGCGTGATATTTCCTGCATTCGGGTAAAAGTAGAGAACTCCACGAAGATACGAAGCGTCAAGAGTGAGAGCAGCAATCATTGACGGCAAGGCAATTGCCGCACAAATCAAATCAGAGGTCAAGCTCGAAGCCGATCATCTCAAGCGGGAACGCGGCGTTGTGCCGGGACTTGCGTTCATCCTTGTGGGGGAAAATCCGGCATCGCAATCATACGTTCGGTCAAAAGGGAAAGCGTGTGAAGAACTCGGTTTCCACTCGGTCACGGAAGAATGCCCTTCAACGATTTTGCAGGATGAGCTTGTAAAACTCATCCACGCATTCAACAACGATCCGAACATACACGGCATTCTCGTTCAACTTCCTCTTCCGAAACACATTGACGAGAATGAAGTGATTATGGCGATTGATTGGCGGAAGGATGTTGACGGCTTTCATCCTGTTAATGTCGGCAAGCTTGTGATTGGCCAGCCCTGCCTGCGGCCGTGTACGCCAGCCGGAGTGCAGGAACTTCTTGTTCGGAGCGGCAACGACCCGGCGGGCAAGCATGTTGTCGTTGTCGGTCGCAGCAACATTGTCGGCAAGCCGGTGATGAACATGTTGCTGCAGAAGCAGAGAGGGGCAAACGCTGTTGTCACTATTGCCCACACAGGCAGTAGGGATATTG contains:
- a CDS encoding TIGR00282 family metallophosphoesterase; the protein is MSKTLNIFFVGDIVGQPGLDLAVTLVPNYIKKYNVDLLIINGENTTEGKGIAEEHAKKIFELGAHVITTGNHVWDRWDSRKVLGADRRILRPLNYPRENGGSGYIVVDLGEKGKVGVLNLQGRVYMQPIDDPFKSADWAVAKIHEETKIVFVDFHADATAEKMAMGWHLDGKVTACIGTHTHTPTADGRILPRGTAFQSDVGMTGPYDSVLGMKKEQALKRMTMQTPHKYEVASHDVRLCAVYVQADVETGRALKMESVIFPAFG
- a CDS encoding bifunctional 5,10-methylenetetrahydrofolate dehydrogenase/5,10-methenyltetrahydrofolate cyclohydrolase yields the protein MRAAIIDGKAIAAQIKSEVKLEADHLKRERGVVPGLAFILVGENPASQSYVRSKGKACEELGFHSVTEECPSTILQDELVKLIHAFNNDPNIHGILVQLPLPKHIDENEVIMAIDWRKDVDGFHPVNVGKLVIGQPCLRPCTPAGVQELLVRSGNDPAGKHVVVVGRSNIVGKPVMNMLLQKQRGANAVVTIAHTGSRDIARFTKQADVVIAAIGRAEAITGNMLKPGCVVIDVGINRVADASTRTGSRLVGDVHFVSASQVAGAITPVPGGVGPMTIAMLMKNTLQAAKNLISTP
- a CDS encoding DUF1343 domain-containing protein, with translation MFGKLLTLVFVVTAVYGSACSEQPAVRTGIEVLRESGFAILKGKRVGLITNPTGVDFKLRATIDILHEAKDVTLVALFGPEHGVRGNIPAGQYIEHATDPATGLPAYSLYGKTRKPASSMLKGIDALVYDIQDIGCRSYTYISTMGLAMEAAAENNIEFIVLDRPNPLGGVKVEGNIVEKGFESFVSQYPIPYVYGLTCGELATMLNEEGMLKRKCKLSVVPMRGWKRSMTYAETGLPWVQTSPHIPAPYSPAHYVSMGILGELGIISEGVGYTIPFQTFAAEWIDPKLFADRLNGLGIDGVVFRPITFTPFYGRFKDKSLKGVQIHMSDYTKVNLMSLQFICLQVHNELYPAKNPFLLADSSRISMFDKVAGSSQVRALFTKRMQYDDVSHYLRKDVEPFKRRSHKYLLY